A genomic segment from Candidatus Woesearchaeota archaeon encodes:
- a CDS encoding RNA polymerase I-specific transcription initiation factor RRN3 family protein yields MKMKLPLYVLLVLAVMLVAPFALADNQTNTIIDDDAAENYTETEYDDSSVDEEVGEAVDEEEVATELGLMMTQSGAEVRLLQLAKSIERNILQGEEVLAAHNFSSEQLVALNGQLDILRGLLEDVNAVDLQDRSDELAAEFVAIKKEALIASKDFRDLARTVVGETTADQIRERVQEKVAKRVTAMKTQIAEKRNQHNAAQVAKLYQRMGISDDAMIQQIQSGDVSWNEVKEQIRTRAIELTQEQKRKVVQEVKEDRIKQRVFERSIRLDTDEIETELEVEDDEAEDNEQDENETESEDVDLADDVRGRK; encoded by the coding sequence ATGAAAATGAAATTACCACTATATGTATTATTGGTTTTGGCAGTTATGCTGGTAGCCCCTTTTGCTCTAGCAGATAACCAAACCAACACAATCATTGACGATGATGCTGCTGAAAACTATACTGAGACAGAGTATGATGACTCTTCTGTAGATGAAGAAGTAGGTGAAGCCGTAGATGAAGAAGAAGTTGCAACAGAATTAGGTCTTATGATGACACAATCTGGCGCAGAAGTTAGACTTTTACAACTTGCAAAATCTATCGAAAGAAACATTTTACAAGGAGAAGAAGTTTTAGCAGCACATAATTTCTCCAGCGAACAACTCGTTGCTTTGAATGGACAATTAGATATTCTTCGAGGACTTTTAGAGGATGTTAATGCAGTAGATCTTCAAGATAGGTCTGATGAACTGGCAGCAGAATTTGTTGCAATTAAAAAAGAGGCCTTGATTGCTTCTAAAGATTTTAGAGACCTTGCTCGAACTGTAGTTGGTGAAACAACAGCAGATCAAATTAGAGAACGAGTGCAAGAAAAAGTTGCTAAAAGAGTTACCGCGATGAAAACACAAATTGCAGAAAAAAGAAATCAACACAATGCAGCACAAGTTGCAAAACTCTATCAACGGATGGGCATTAGTGATGATGCAATGATTCAGCAAATTCAATCAGGAGATGTTTCTTGGAATGAAGTAAAAGAACAAATTCGAACACGAGCAATTGAATTAACTCAAGAACAAAAGCGAAAAGTTGTTCAGGAAGTAAAAGAAGATCGGATTAAACAAAGAGTTTTTGAGCGGTCTATAAGATTAGACACTGATGAAATAGAAACCGAACTTGAAG